A DNA window from Daucus carota subsp. sativus chromosome 3, DH1 v3.0, whole genome shotgun sequence contains the following coding sequences:
- the LOC108210703 gene encoding uncharacterized protein LOC108210703 — MSNLSNNSVETVNAAATAIVNAESRVQPTSVQKKRWGSCWSLPSCFGSSKPSKRIGHATLVPEPTVPASAAPVTETVNHTSTTAFPFIAPPSSPSSLLQSDPSSAIQTPGGLMSLTSLSANVRSQGGSIFAIGPYAYETQLVSPPVFSTFTTEPSTASFTPPPEPVQLTTPSSPEVPFAQLLASSLAHPLSRPRRNSGPNQKFLLSQYEYQPYQVGSPGSYLISPGSTIPNSGTSTPFPDKLPLIEFQVGETPKSLGYEYYTSQKWGSRLGSGSMTPNGLGSRLGSGSLTPNGGVSRLGSGSLTPNDLNSKAGSGSMTPTEPVSKDDLIVNQISEVASLANSDSGSQDEEIVIGHRVSFELRCEDVETCLKKNLNSTEETVSEFQHDVTVQCARTDKEVSDKAMNTCNCGGESEAIMPGKAIEGHEKQCLCKNNSGRHGSSKEFKFDSTKSDEWWTSDKVVGKESGSKNWTFFPMLQPELS; from the exons ATGAGTAATTTATCAAACAACAGTGTGGAGACTGTTAATGCTGCAGCTACTGCTATTGTGAATGCTGAGAGTAGAGTCCAGCCCACTAGTGTTCAG AAGAAACGATggggaagctgctggagtttGCCCTCTTGTTTTGGCTCTTCAAAGCCCAGCAAACGAATTGGTCACGCCACCCTTGTTCCTGAGCCAACAGTTCCTGCATCTGCAGCTCCTGTTACTGAAACTGTAAACCACACATCAACCACGGCATTTCCTTTTATAGCTCCTCCCTCTTCTCCTTCATCTTTACTCCAATCAGATCCTTCCTCTGCCATTCAGACGCCAGGTGGATTGATGTCCCTCACATCTCTTTCTGCGAATGTCCGCTCCCAAGGTGGCTCCATATTTGCCATTGGTCCCTATGCTTATGAAACTCAGTTAGTTTCACCGCCCGTCTTCTCTACCTTCACCACTGAACCATCTACAGCCTCCTTCACCCCCCCTCCTGAACCTGTGCAATTGACGACACCTTCATCCCCTGAAGTGCCTTTTGCGCAGCTTTTGGCATCATCTCTAGCACACCCTCTAAGCCGCCCCCGAAGGAACAGTGGGCCAAATCAAAAGTTCTTGTTGTCGCAGTATGAGTACCAGCCCTATCAGGTGGGAAGCCCAGGCAGTTACCTCATATCTCCAGGCTCAACAATACCTAATTCCGGCACATCAACGCCTTTCCCAGATAAGCTACCTCTCATTGAGTTTCAGGTAGGGGAAACTCCAAAATCCTTGGGCTATGAATATTATACTTCTCAGAAGTGGGGTTCAAGGTTAGGTTCAGGATCCATGACTCCAAATGGTTTGGGTTCAAGGTTAGGTTCTGGCTCATTAACACCCAATGGTGGTGTTTCAAGGTTGGGTTCTGGTTCTTTGACGCCAAATGATTTGAATTCAAAGGCAGGCTCTGGTTCTATGACTCCAACTGAGCCTGTGTCTAAAGACGATCTGATTGTGAACCAAATATCTGAGGTGGCATCACTTGCCAACTCAGACAGTGGGTCTCAAGATGAAGAAATCGTTATTGGTCATAGAGTATCATTCGAATTGCGCTGTGAGGATGTTGAAACGTGTCtaaaaaagaatttgaattcgACCGAAGAAACCGTATCAGAGTTTCAACATGATGTGACAGTCCAATGCGCGAGAACAGACAAAGAAGTATCAGACAAAGCAATGAATACTTGTAATTGTGGAGGGGAGAGCGAGGCTATCATGCCTGGAAAAGCTATAGAAGGGCATGAGAAGCAGTGTTTGTGTAAGAATAATTCTGGTAGACATGGTTCGAGCAAGGAATTCAAATTCGATAGCACAAAAAGTGATGAATGGTGGACCAGTGACAAGGTTGTTGGTAAGGAGTCAGGTTCCAAGAACTGGACATTCTTCCCAATGCTACAGCCAGAGCTCAGCTGA